The Fibrobacterota bacterium genome includes the window GATCATTTCGGGGTGGAGGGCCAGGGTCAGGTCCTTCTCGCCGCGCTTGGCGCGGTAGCGGCGGAGCCAGCGGTCGATGGAGCCCACGATGGATTCCTTGCTGGGGATGTAGCCGTCGCCTTTGCAGGTGGGGCACACGTTGGACTGCTCCTTCACGGCATTGGGGCGCACGCGCTTGCGCGTGATCTCCATCAGGCCGAACTGGGAGAGGTTGGAGAAGGAGACCGGGCTCTTGTCGATGCGGATGGCCTTCTTGAACTCCTTGACGACGTTCTCGTTGTCCTCTTCCGTGTCCATGTCGATGAAGTCGACCACGATGAGGCCGCCCAGATCGCGCAGGCGCATTTGCTTGGCCACTTCCCAGGCCGCGTCGATGTTGGTCTCCAGGATGTTCTTGCCCTGGTCGCGGCCGCGCACCTTGCCGCCGGTGTTGACGTCGATGGAGACCAGGGCCTCGGTCTGATC containing:
- a CDS encoding ribonuclease E/G; protein product: KVQAPGLVHQESDSSETTLRDYFSEDVDAVWIDDRTEHKTVVGYLGVLSPDMVGKVKLYEGDLSLFDHFGIEEELEKTFARRVQLKRGGYLIIDQTEALVSIDVNTGGKVRGRDQGKNILETNIDAAWEVAKQMRLRDLGGLIVVDFIDMDTEEDNENVVKEFKKAIRIDKSPVSFSNLSQFGLMEITRKRVRPNAVKEQSNVCPTCKGDGYIPSKESIVGSIDRWLRRYRAKRGEKDLTLALHPEMISHVIENRGVIVKYWERSHKTRIQLVEDDNSNYAEFKIFSTGSGEEITQHAEARA